The [Chlorobium] sp. 445 genome has a segment encoding these proteins:
- a CDS encoding coenzyme F420 hydrogenase, whose amino-acid sequence MTYLTGSTQPQPSSLIPTSALAPQSKETLCSSCGLCQVRAWPAKESFESCVFELGWLGNAETALYGRERSQEDLEEMRFGIMRARYIARLRSPIPEAQWSGIITRLAAKALETGMVEAVATLHRSKVDYFFPEPVLARTSAEVYEARGNKPVISPTLKSLETAYRQGVKKLLVIGASCHIHVLRDFQQRFPYLCDMQILTIGIPCVDNVKPKKLRWALERISKSPSTVRHYEFMQDFTVHLKHENGEIEKVPYFSLPRELSQPDVFAPSCMSCFDYMNGLSDITIGYAAAPLVKDEKRQFIIVRTEKGETLFQLIKDELEFFPEESSGSCADAVKMNVQTMLERWQRADKQTGRRIPIWLGRVMAFILSRFSFKGIEFARYSIDFHLIRNYYFVKERYPEKLQTLVPKHVYRLLEKYGFEP is encoded by the coding sequence ATGACTTATCTTACTGGCTCAACTCAACCGCAGCCATCATCATTGATTCCTACCTCAGCACTCGCACCGCAGTCTAAGGAGACACTGTGTAGCAGCTGTGGTTTATGCCAAGTGCGTGCGTGGCCCGCTAAAGAAAGTTTTGAGAGTTGTGTCTTCGAACTCGGCTGGCTTGGCAATGCTGAAACGGCATTATACGGTAGAGAACGCTCACAAGAGGACTTAGAGGAAATGCGCTTTGGCATCATGCGTGCGCGATATATTGCGCGGCTTCGCTCACCGATTCCCGAGGCGCAGTGGAGTGGCATCATTACGCGCCTTGCAGCCAAAGCCCTTGAAACAGGCATGGTTGAAGCTGTTGCCACTCTACATCGCAGCAAAGTCGACTACTTTTTTCCTGAACCTGTTTTAGCGCGCACTTCCGCTGAAGTTTATGAGGCGCGTGGCAATAAGCCCGTAATTTCACCTACGCTCAAAAGTTTAGAAACCGCCTACCGTCAAGGCGTAAAAAAACTTCTTGTGATTGGCGCCTCTTGCCATATCCATGTCTTGCGCGATTTCCAGCAACGCTTTCCATATCTGTGCGATATGCAGATTCTGACCATCGGCATTCCGTGCGTCGATAATGTTAAACCAAAGAAACTGCGTTGGGCTCTGGAGCGCATTTCTAAATCTCCAAGCACCGTTCGGCATTATGAATTCATGCAAGATTTCACGGTGCATCTCAAACATGAAAATGGGGAGATTGAAAAAGTTCCTTATTTCTCACTGCCACGCGAACTTTCGCAGCCTGACGTCTTTGCGCCCAGTTGCATGAGCTGCTTTGACTACATGAATGGTCTTTCCGACATTACAATTGGCTATGCAGCGGCACCTCTTGTCAAAGATGAAAAACGTCAGTTTATCATTGTTCGCACAGAAAAAGGTGAAACGCTTTTTCAACTCATCAAAGATGAACTAGAGTTTTTCCCTGAAGAATCCTCTGGCAGCTGCGCTGATGCGGTCAAAATGAATGTTCAAACTATGCTCGAGCGCTGGCAACGCGCCGATAAGCAAACTGGTCGACGCATTCCAATCTGGCTCGGCAGAGTGATGGCGTTTATTCTCTCACGATTTAGTTTCAAGGGCATAGAGTTTGCGCGCTACTCTATTGACTTTCATCTTATTCGCAACTACTACTTTGTCAAAGAGCGCTATCCTGAAAAGCTCCAGACACTTGTTCCAAAGCATGTCTATCGGCTGCTCGAGAAGTATGGCTTTGAGCCGTAG
- a CDS encoding Clp protease ClpC has translation MDSNFSSGVQSALRFSREEALRLGYDHISTEHLMLGLLRDRDNTAVRTLENLGVNIDALKKSIEDVIGTSNGVPFFGNLPLTKSAETALRRMVLEAQAMKSSFIGTEHLLLSLLRDEQSLVSQTLSEFGVTYLDVRRELTEQSDLLSASASSEKSDEPELVSANDTPAAPEPPKSRPMPKGRSKTPALDTFGRDLTKLAQEDKLDPVIGREKEIERVTQILSRRKKNNPVLIGEPGVGKTAIAEGLALRIVKRQVPAVLFGKRVVALDMASLVAGTKFRGQFEERLQAIMQELAKSPDVILFIDELHTIVGAGGGQGSLDASNIFKPALARGELQCIGATTLDEYREYIEKDGALERRFQKVMVEPPTAEETLQILEQLKGRYEAHHNVRYTKAALEAIVKLSDRYIQDRYFPDKAIDVLDEAGSRVHLSNIKVPQDILDLEAQLERLRKEKMDMVKQQRFEEAARLRDEYHRMQTELKAREKAWAESSEVFEVTEDAVAAVVASMTGVPVEKVGTSESQKLLQLPNELKRVVIGQDEAVEKIARAIQRSRAGLKDPNRPIGSFIFLGPTGVGKTELAKALARQLFGNDDALIRIDMSEYMERFNVSRLVGAPPGYVGYDQGGELTEKVRRKPYSVVLLDEIEKAHPDVFNLLLQLLDDGILTDAQGRRVDFKNTIIIMTSNIAARDIEMRARGRMGFAIETENDKFNSVKATIDEALRRFFSPEFLNRIDDVIVFKPLTKEHISKIIDLMLEKVFARFKTLGMSVHLSDAAKSFLIEKGYDAKFGARPLRRALQKYVEDPLAEELLRMRFKQGSTIEIGFSESEGKLTFTEVAPQVDVQTSVGTLSSQ, from the coding sequence ATGGACAGCAACTTCTCCAGTGGGGTGCAATCAGCTTTGCGCTTCAGTCGCGAGGAAGCTCTACGGCTTGGATATGACCACATTAGCACGGAGCATCTTATGCTGGGTCTTTTGCGCGATCGGGATAACACCGCTGTGAGGACCCTAGAAAATCTGGGCGTCAACATTGATGCATTGAAAAAATCCATTGAAGACGTTATTGGCACATCAAACGGCGTGCCGTTCTTTGGCAATCTCCCCCTGACAAAATCTGCTGAGACGGCACTGCGTCGTATGGTGCTCGAGGCACAAGCCATGAAATCATCGTTCATCGGCACAGAGCATTTGCTTCTTTCTCTGCTGCGCGATGAACAATCTCTTGTTTCGCAAACGCTTTCGGAGTTTGGCGTAACCTATCTTGATGTGCGACGCGAACTCACGGAGCAGTCTGACTTGCTTTCTGCTTCGGCGTCCTCTGAAAAGAGCGATGAACCAGAACTTGTAAGTGCAAATGATACACCTGCGGCACCTGAACCGCCAAAATCGCGCCCCATGCCAAAGGGTCGCAGTAAGACCCCTGCGCTGGACACCTTCGGGCGCGACCTTACTAAACTTGCTCAAGAAGATAAACTCGACCCTGTGATTGGTCGTGAAAAAGAGATTGAGCGTGTGACGCAAATTCTATCGCGTCGCAAAAAGAACAACCCTGTGCTTATCGGTGAGCCTGGCGTTGGCAAAACCGCAATTGCTGAAGGTTTGGCGCTGCGCATTGTCAAGCGGCAAGTGCCCGCTGTGCTCTTTGGCAAGCGTGTTGTAGCGCTTGACATGGCCTCTCTCGTTGCTGGCACAAAGTTCCGTGGACAGTTTGAAGAGCGCCTGCAAGCCATTATGCAAGAACTTGCTAAATCGCCGGATGTGATTCTCTTCATCGATGAACTTCATACCATTGTTGGTGCCGGCGGTGGTCAAGGCTCACTTGATGCCTCTAATATCTTCAAACCTGCGCTTGCACGCGGCGAACTGCAATGCATTGGGGCAACTACGCTCGATGAATATCGTGAATACATCGAAAAAGATGGGGCACTCGAGCGCCGCTTCCAGAAAGTGATGGTTGAACCACCAACAGCTGAAGAGACATTGCAAATTCTGGAGCAACTCAAAGGGCGTTACGAAGCACATCACAATGTGCGCTACACCAAAGCGGCACTTGAAGCTATCGTCAAACTTTCTGATCGATACATTCAAGATCGTTACTTCCCAGACAAAGCTATCGATGTGCTCGACGAAGCCGGTAGCCGTGTGCATCTGTCTAATATCAAAGTGCCACAAGATATTCTAGATTTAGAAGCCCAGCTTGAGCGATTGCGCAAAGAAAAAATGGACATGGTCAAACAACAACGCTTTGAGGAAGCAGCGCGCTTGCGTGATGAATACCATCGCATGCAAACAGAACTCAAAGCACGAGAAAAAGCTTGGGCAGAATCCAGCGAAGTCTTTGAAGTTACAGAAGACGCCGTTGCTGCAGTGGTTGCAAGCATGACTGGTGTACCTGTTGAGAAAGTTGGCACCAGCGAGTCGCAGAAACTCTTGCAACTTCCTAATGAACTCAAGCGCGTCGTGATTGGTCAAGATGAAGCCGTAGAAAAAATTGCGCGTGCGATTCAGCGCAGTCGTGCTGGTCTCAAAGACCCGAATCGACCTATTGGCTCCTTTATCTTTCTTGGTCCAACCGGTGTCGGCAAAACGGAACTTGCTAAAGCCCTTGCTCGACAGCTCTTTGGCAATGATGATGCGCTGATTCGCATTGATATGTCGGAATACATGGAGCGCTTCAATGTGAGCCGTTTGGTTGGCGCGCCGCCTGGATATGTGGGCTATGATCAAGGTGGCGAACTGACCGAAAAAGTGCGACGCAAACCCTATTCTGTCGTCTTGCTCGATGAAATCGAAAAAGCGCATCCTGATGTCTTTAACTTGCTTTTGCAATTACTCGATGATGGTATTCTGACCGACGCACAAGGTCGGCGTGTAGATTTCAAGAACACCATTATCATCATGACATCGAATATCGCTGCACGCGATATTGAAATGCGCGCCAGAGGCAGAATGGGCTTTGCCATTGAAACCGAAAACGATAAGTTCAATTCAGTCAAGGCGACTATAGATGAGGCACTGCGCCGATTCTTCTCGCCCGAATTTCTCAATCGCATTGACGACGTGATTGTCTTCAAACCACTTACAAAAGAGCATATTTCGAAGATCATCGATCTGATGCTCGAGAAAGTCTTTGCACGGTTTAAGACACTGGGCATGTCGGTGCACCTAAGCGATGCTGCAAAGTCTTTCCTTATCGAGAAAGGCTATGATGCAAAGTTTGGTGCCCGTCCCTTGCGCAGAGCTTTGCAAAAGTATGTCGAAGATCCACTGGCAGAAGAACTGCTGCGCATGCGCTTCAAGCAAGGTAGCACGATTGAAATCGGCTTTAGCGAAAGTGAGGGCAAACTGACTTTTACTGAAGTCGCACCTCAAGTTGATGTGCAAACCAGTGTCGGTACATTAAGCAGTCAGTAG